A part of Chanos chanos chromosome 9, fChaCha1.1, whole genome shotgun sequence genomic DNA contains:
- the tent5aa gene encoding terminal nucleotidyltransferase 5A, whose translation MAEDDCVVPNMQGSCTERCSFSVLSWEQVQRLDSIMTETIPIHGRGNFPTLEMKPRQIVKVVRTRMEEKQINVRDVRLNGSAASHVLHEDSGLGYKDLDLIFCADLKGEMEFQIVKDIVLDCLLDFLPEGVNKEKITPLTLKEAYVQKMVKVCNDSDRWSLISLSNNRGKNVELKFVDSLRRQFEFSVDSFQIKLDSLLLFYECSENPMAQTFHPTIIGESVYGDFGAALDHLRNKVICTRNPEEIRGGGLLKYCHLLVRGFRAASETDMKSLQRYMCSRFFIDFSDINEQQRKLESYLQNHFVGLEDRKYDYLMTLHRVVNESTVCLMGHERRQTLGLIAMLAVRVLAEQNVIPNVANVTCYYQPAPYVADGNFSNYYIAQVQPVFACQQHAYSTWLPCN comes from the exons ATGGCCGAGGACGATTGTGTTGTTCCTAATATGCAGGGTAGTTGTACCGAAAGATGCAGTTTCAGTGTTCTTAGCTGGGAGCAAGTACAGCGTCTGGACAGCATTATGACCGAGACTATACCGATTCACGGACGGGGCAATTTCCCTACTTTGGAGATGAAACCCCGACAAATAGTCAAAGTAGTGCGAACTCGcatggaagagaaacagatcaaCGTGAGAGATGTACGTCTCAACGGTTCTGCTGCAAGCCATGTTCTTCATGAAGACAGTGGATTGGGGTACAAGGACCTTGACCTCATATTTTGTGCTGATCTGAAAGGCGAGATGGAATTTCAGATAGTCAAGGATATAGTTCTAGATTGTCTCTTAGATTTTTTACCCGAGGGAGTAAACAAGGAAAAAATCACACCCTTAACCTTAAAG GAAGCTTATGTGCAGAAGATGGTTAAAGTGTGCAATGACTCAGACCGCTGGAGTCTCATCTCCCTGTCCAATAACAGAGGCAAAAACGTGGAGCTCAAGTTTGTGGACTCCCTGCGGCGGCAGTTCGAGTTCAGCGTTGACTCTTTCCAGATCAAACTCGACTCACTGCTTCTCTTCTATGAGTGCTCTGAAAATCCCATGGCACAAACCTTTCACCCGACCATAATTGGCGAGAGCGTGTATGGGGACTTTGGCGCTGCTTTGGACCACTTGCGTAACAAAGTCATCTGCACACGTAACCCCGAAGAAATCCGAGGTGGTGGTCTGCTCAAGTACTGTCACCTGCTTGTGCGGGGCTTTAGGGCCGCTTCCGAGACAGATATGAAATCGCTTCAGCGCTACATGTGCTCGCGCTTCTTCATCGACTTTTCAGATATTAACGAACAGCAGCGCAAATTGGAGTCATACCTCCAGAACCATTTTGTGGGTCTGGAGGACCGTAAATATGACTACCTGATGACACTACACAGGGTAGTCAATGAGAGCACGGTTTGCCTAATGGGACACGAGAGGCGGCAGACGTTAGGTCTCATCGCTATGCTCGCAGTGCGCGTGCTGGCAGAACAGAATGTCATTCCGAACGTTGCTAACGTCACCTGCTACTACCAGCCTGCCCCATACGTAGCAGACGGCAACTTCAGTAACTATTACATTGCCCAGGTGCAACCAGTGTTTGCTTGCCAGCAACATGCGTACTCCACCTGGCTCCCTTGCAACTGA